From Onychostoma macrolepis isolate SWU-2019 chromosome 05, ASM1243209v1, whole genome shotgun sequence, one genomic window encodes:
- the LOC131540142 gene encoding centrosome-associated protein 350 isoform X1 gives MSHCQKFPQDDTLSPKLDSLSCAELLKKNLPTSKALHSLRMKIQQQKLRREISTPAPGEKDRQHLTRKICRVSNKEAKASPGTGGVIRLAVRKNTVNADYQRSDLRAEHSTYISAWRNAQGLVKLILNSPCSAVSQAERVSIKDQRDWSNKKASQQLVVLNAQTNSSNQMKKDENSSKKHPSPLRSQAQVLYSPASGKTFISHAASSYPVKAVPLANRNHCSQNSTSEVFAKNCDIAKTTEPLVAGKENESQMKSNRQPRHNIQELREYMHHQAVERRRKVLQMRKEAQREDERKQRNMHEVIKKQRQVLHRAKREQQQEYKNRGSSEEKKRCAHVADTTEEQLSVFPRQNQSVTVAEQVDQGSGTLGEAGSPVSAADAKWAQNALATHRHREEALRKTISALDTHMADEAAWLRITDHKVALRQSQPAGQGICGAKSRETLSDHVSLDTDKETNHRQERVSIKKEIKDEKYGVDMGLCAADCRPQIDQTEKGQEEQSDSSESTDSTSKWSELSELYSQRLLSHLSLAQSQQFLREEELRARQYSALFRLREKALWEKTQAELDWLEHSVNHGTAQDDILAFTELKQKQEEVIHRFQQEQAEIHYWRNMYRSGRHQRRLLLHHQRDILHIKQSAIRLRQALQIQTLPNKNGITKPENTSSYMEEEGVMQPGIKPDTRSTDKAPREEGSLLGKAGLRRLLSSDEVWTLGRKRNQVEFVPAEQDILQVAESNNPPASPSHRYSRQNQASLHLISPERISKTEGGSTSCQRDSVKALKSGPEVNEQDTQKKVQGLYEDTCTLKRERLQHPSEVPMKPVLNIHHFTLNREPHSDSLRAPIVSSLSSDKKDDLRLDPKKSHLKPKEQEDIKTTNVVHGSTTADTTALNVQNNQRLHSVLTLNNNHNICDQDAEGQWKSSLSYSKTDKTNEFPEQKPQACTNETVTDNPLIENLILEAVSVEIRKAEDSPSCDVSLSEIDEKSEAVSFHSEALAWSEEERDCLDEEKIEAAQASSCSLVFAEKYTVVPDDSHPYLNNKQEGRCTPPCYERQATVESTLSEILSPVDEVLSYGSAELPPSVKGGAASGLDSYGCPPPPPPAFEIITWTSEEELPAPPDSVDDLSINSENLPPLPVDFSLKRKESQSLDSNSLREKEVNDDTNGALCEDAEENDCSEYTGSLPEDARNEFSDPLSSFQIGDRVLVCNSRPGVLKYKGLTVFANGFWAGVALDTPNGNHNGTFRGVKYFSCNKSHGVLVRAEDIAHIHREHSSDVETGVDEDPFSDEEQPRAKRDKQQKDTSSADGQRGHQLSQYPPRDETIPTNSTRTRQKEPQEDMSDGARNLSHAFEMPSTRTDFELHHNELHQNRHHEDAKLTEELDKDGVHCAQDNRKRQRIKALHDNHSTDTEVRKGEDGHFMPCVLDQWHQAQPDTPPKIKVPPHEDSIVYRLVDAAVEILCGQANEDTLDLYETPSYLLDDDSRKRYRKVIFQLTSDVLHEIWGDLLRTKQSAQNIDDQSVISALRSSQISVTFLKAAVRKEIQKILNLERSEQQMTEMLQKLCKYWYAKRDRVDFILIQELHNEERPWLDYSADQYTVKMHLTEEIFSLLLDDTILALNRMHFST, from the exons ATGAGTCATTGCCAAAAGTTTCCACAAGATGACACTCTTTCGCCAAAATTAGACTCACTATCTTGTGCAGAGCTTTTGAAGAAAAATTTACCTACATCCAAAGCCTTACACAGTCTACGAATGAAGATCCAGCAACAGAAACTGAGGAGAGAAATTTCAACTCCAGCACCTGGGGAGAAAGATCGACAACATCTTACCAGAAAAATTTGCAGGGTGTCAAACAAAG AAGCAAAAGCATCACCAGGTACAGGTGGAGTAATTAGATTGGCTGTGAGGAAAAACACTGTAAACGCCGACTACCAAAGATCTGATCTCCGAG CAGAGCATTCTACGTACATATCCGCCTGGAGGAATGCCCAAGGGCTTGTGAAACTAATTTTGAACTCACCTTGCAGTGCTGTTTCGCAGGCTGAAAGAGTCAGCATTAAGG ATCAGAGAGACTGGTCAAACAAGAAGGCTTCTCAACAATTAGTTGTTTTGAATGCTCAAACAAATAGTTCAAACCAAATGAAAAAGGATGAGAATTCATCTAAGAAGCATCCCAGCCCCTTGAGATCTCAAGCTCAAGTCTTGTATTCTCCAGCATCTGGAAAGACTTTCATAAGCCATGCAGCTTCTTCATACCCGGTCAAAGCAGTTCCATTGGCAAACAGAAATCATTGCTCTCAAAATTCCACCTCAGAAGTATTTGCTAAAAACTGCGACATTGCAAAGACAACAGAACCACTAGTTGCAGGTAAAGAAAATGAAAGCCAAATGAAATCAAACAGGCAGCCTAGACATAATATCCAAGAGCTGCGGGAATATATGCATCACCAGGCCGTTGAGAGAAGGAGAAAGGTGCTGCAAATGAGGAAAGAAGCACAGCGAGAGGACGAGAGGAAGCAAAGGAATATGCATGAAGTAATTAAGAAGCAAAGGCAAGTGCTCCACAGGGCCAAGAGAGAACAGCAACAGGAGTACAAG AACAGAGGCAGTTCCGAGGAGAAGAAGAGATGTGCTCATGTAGCTGACACAACTGAAGAACAATTGTCTGTCTTTCCTAGACAGAACCAAAGTGTGACAGT AGCTGAGCAGGTGGATCAGGGCTCAGGCACACTGGGTGAAGCTGGCAGTCCTGTGAGTGCAGCTGATGCAAAGTGGGCTCAAAACGCTCTGGCAactcacagacacagagaggAGGCTCTCAGGAAGACAATCAGTGCTCTAGATACACACATGGCCGATGAGGCAGCCTGGCTGCGAATCACAGACCACAAAGTGGCTCTAAGACAGTCACAACCCGCTGGACAGGGCATCTGTGGAGCCAAATCAAGGGAAACTTTGTCTGACCATGTATCTCTGGATACAGACAAAGAGACAAACCACAGACAAGAAAGAGTGtcaattaaaaaagaaattaaagatgaaaaataTGGAGTGG ataTGGGACTGTGTGCTGCAGATTGTAGACCACAGATTGACCAGACAGAAAAAGGACAGGAGGAGCAAAGTGACAGCAGTGAGAGCACTGACTCCACAAGCAAG TGGAGTGAGCTGAGCGAGTTGTACAGCCAGCGCCTCCTCAGTCACCTCTCCCTGGCCCAGAGCCAGCAGTTCCTGAGGGAAGAGGAGCTGAGGGCACGCCAGTACAGCGCACTCTTCAGGCTCAGGGAGAAAGCGCTCTGGGAGAAGACCCAAGCTGAGCTTGACTGGTTGGAGCATAGCGTAAA TCATGGAACAGCACAAGATGATATACTTGCTTTCACGGAACTCAAGCAGAAGCAGGAGGAAGTAATTCACAGATTCCAACAAGAGCAG GCAGAGATCCACTATTGGCGAAACATGTACAGATCAGGCCGGCACCAGAGACGGTTGCTTCTCCACCATCAGAGAGACATTCTTCATATCAAACAGTCAGCTATTCGCTTAAGACAAGCGCTGCAAATACAGACTCTGCCAAATAAGAATGGAATCACCAAGCCAGAGAACACTTCCAGTTATATG GAGGAAGAAGGTGTTATGCAACCTGGGATTAAGCCAGATACTAGAAGCACAGATAAAGCACCAAGAGAGGAAGGGAG CTTGTTGGGTAAGGCAGGTTTGAGGAGGCTGTTGTCATCAGATGAAGTGTGGACTTTAGGAAGGAAGAGGAACCAAGTGGAATTCGTCCCGGCCGAGCAGGATATTCTGCAAGTCGCAGAATCAAACAATCCTCCAGCCAGTCCCTCTCACAGGTACAGCCGACAGAACCAGGCTTCTCTTCACCTTATCAGTCCAGAAAGAATCAGCAAGACTGAAGGTGGAAGCACTTCATGTCAGCGTGACTCTGTGAAGGCTCTGAAATCAGGACCTGAAGTTAATG AACAAGACACTCAGAAGAAGGTACAAGGGCTTTACGAGGACACCTGCACACTCAAGAGAGAAAGACTGCAACATCCATCTGAAGTGCCAATGAAGCCGGTTTTAAATATCCATCATTTCACACTCAACCGTGAGCCTCACTCAGATTCACTCCGAGCCCCAATAGTGTCCAGTTTGTCATCTGACAAAAAAGATGATCTCCGATTGGACCCTAAGAAGAGCCATCTTAAACCCAAGGAGCAAGAAGACATAAAGACGACAAACGTGGTCCATGGCAGCACAACAGCAGATACCACAGCTCTAAATGTACAGAACAATCAGAGACTTCACAGTGTGCTGACGCTGAACAACAACCACAATATCTGTGACCAAGATGCCGAGGGGCAATGGAAGTCATCTCTTTCATACTCCAAAACCGATAAAACCAATGAGTTTCCTGAACAAAAACCTCAGGCATGTACAAATGAGACCGTCACAGACAATCCGCTTATTGAAAACTTAATTCTGGAAGCAGTAAGTGTGGAAATAAGAAAGGCTGAGGATAGTCCATCTTGTGATGTCAGTCTATCTGAGATAGATGAGAAGTCAGAAGCAGTTTCGTTTCATAGTGAAGCGCTCGCTTGGTCTGAAGAAGAAAGGGACTGTCTCGATGAGGAGAAGATTGAAGCAGCTCAAGCAAGTAGTTGCTCTTTAGTTTTTGCAGAAAAGTACACTGTGGTACCAGACGATTCTCATCCTTATTTGAACAATAAACAGGAAGGACGCTGTACACCGCCATGTTACGAAAGACAAGCGACTGTAGAGTCGACGCTGTCAGAAATTCTCTCTCCTGTAGATGAGGTTTTGTCTTACGGAAGTGCAGAACTCCCTCCATCCGTTAAAGGAGGAGCCGCATCAGGTCTTGACAGCTATGgttgtcctcctcctcctcctcctgccttTGAGATTATTacatggaccagtgaggagGAACTTCCAGCTCCACCTGATTCTGTAGACGATCTCTCAATTAACAGCGAGAACCTCCCTCCTCTCCCTGTGGACTTCTCTCTGAAAAGAAAAGAGTCTCAGAGTCTAGACTCTAACAGTCTGAGGGAAAAGGAGGTAAACGATGATACGAATGGAGCTCTGTGTGAGGATGCAGAGGAAAACGACTGTTCAGAGTACACTGGCTCACTTCCTGAAGATGCGAGAAATGAATTCTCGGATCCATTGTCCTCCTTTCAAATTGGAGACAGAGTTCTTGTGTGTAACTCTAGACCGGGTGTGCTGAAATATAAAGGCCTCACGGTGTTTGCCAATGGGTTTTGGGCTGGTGTTGCTTTGGACACTCCTAATGGAAACCACAATGGAACTTTTAGAGGTGTGAAGTACTTCAGCTGCAACAAAAGCCACGGTGTCCTAGTAAGAGCCGAGGACATCGCTCACATACACAGAGAACATAGTAGTGATGTAGAGACTGGGGTGGATGAAGATCCCTTCTCAGATGAGGAGCAGCCTAGGGCAAAGAGAGATAAACAACAGAAGGACACATCGTCGGCAGATGGACAAAGAGGACATCAACTTAGTCAGTATCCTCCTAGAGATGAGACCATACCTACAAACAGCACACGCACACGACAAAAAGAACCTCAGGAAGACATGTCAGATGGAGCAAGAAACCTTTCACATGCCTTTGAAATGCCCTCAACAAGA ACCGACTTTGAGCTCCATCATAATGAGCTCCATCAAAACAGGCATCATGAGGATGCTAAGCTGACAGAAGAGCTGGATAAAGATGGAGTTCACTGTGCTCAGGATAATAGAAAGAGACAAAGGATTAAAGCATTGCACGACAATCACTCTACAGATACT GAAGTCAGAAAAGGTGAGGATGGTCATTTTATGCCATGTGTCTTGGATCAGTGGCATCAGGCCCAACCCGACACGCCACCAAAGATAAAAGTTCCGCCCCACGAAGACAGCATTGTGTACAGATTAGTGGACGCTGCAGTGGAGATTCTGTGTGGCCAAGCAAATGAAGACACTCTCGACCTTTATGAAACACCAAGCTATTTATTAGACGACGATAGTCGCAAACGTTATCGGAAG GTGATTTTTCAGTTAACATCTGATGTACTTCATGAGATTTGGGGTGATCTGTTAAGGACAAAACAATCTGCCCAGAATATAGATGATCAATCTGTGATCTCAGCTCTGCGATCCAGTCAAATTTCAGTCACATTTTTAAAG GCTGCCGTGAGAAAAGAGATACAGAAAATTCTGAATTTAGAGCGAAGCGAGCAACAGATGACAGAGATGCTCCAAAAACTGTGCAAATACTGGTACGCCAAGCGAGACAGAGTGGACTTTATactg ATTCAGGAACTTCATAACGAGGAAAGACCGTGGCTAGACTACAGTGCTGACCAGTACACTGTGAAAATGCATCTGACTGAGGAGATTTTTAGTCTTCTTTTGGATGACACAATATTAGCTCTAAATCGTATGCACTTTTCAACTTAA
- the LOC131540142 gene encoding centrosome-associated protein 350 isoform X2, with amino-acid sequence MSHCQKFPQDDTLSPKLDSLSCAELLKKNLPTSKALHSLRMKIQQQKLRREISTPAPGEKDRQHLTRKICRVSNKEAKASPGTGGVIRLAVRKNTVNADYQRSDLRAEHSTYISAWRNAQGLVKLILNSPCSAVSQAERVSIKDQRDWSNKKASQQLVVLNAQTNSSNQMKKDENSSKKHPSPLRSQAQVLYSPASGKTFISHAASSYPVKAVPLANRNHCSQNSTSEVFAKNCDIAKTTEPLVAGKENESQMKSNRQPRHNIQELREYMHHQAVERRRKVLQMRKEAQREDERKQRNMHEVIKKQRQVLHRAKREQQQEYKNRGSSEEKKRCAHVADTTEEQLSVFPRQNQSVTVAEQVDQGSGTLGEAGSPVSAADAKWAQNALATHRHREEALRKTISALDTHMADEAAWLRITDHKVALRQSQPAGQGICGAKSRETLSDHVSLDTDKETNHRQERVSIKKEIKDEKYGVDMGLCAADCRPQIDQTEKGQEEQSDSSESTDSTSKWSELSELYSQRLLSHLSLAQSQQFLREEELRARQYSALFRLREKALWEKTQAELDWLEHSVNHGTAQDDILAFTELKQKQEEVIHRFQQEQAEIHYWRNMYRSGRHQRRLLLHHQRDILHIKQSAIRLRQALQIQTLPNKNGITKPENTSSYMEEEGVMQPGIKPDTRSTDKAPREEGSLLGKAGLRRLLSSDEVWTLGRKRNQVEFVPAEQDILQVAESNNPPASPSHRYSRQNQASLHLISPERISKTEGGSTSCQRDSVKALKSGPEVNEQDTQKKVQGLYEDTCTLKRERLQHPSEVPMKPVLNIHHFTLNREPHSDSLRAPIVSSLSSDKKDDLRLDPKKSHLKPKEQEDIKTTNVVHGSTTADTTALNVQNNQRLHSVLTLNNNHNICDQDAEGQWKSSLSYSKTDKTNEFPEQKPQACTNETVTDNPLIENLILEAVSVEIRKAEDSPSCDVSLSEIDEKSEAVSFHSEALAWSEEERDCLDEEKIEAAQASSCSLVFAEKYTVVPDDSHPYLNNKQEGRCTPPCYERQATVESTLSEILSPVDEVLSYGSAELPPSVKGGAASGLDSYGCPPPPPPAFEIITWTSEEELPAPPDSVDDLSINSENLPPLPVDFSLKRKESQSLDSNSLREKEVNDDTNGALCEDAEENDCSEYTGSLPEDARNEFSDPLSSFQIGDRVLVCNSRPGVLKYKGLTVFANGFWAGVALDTPNGNHNGTFRGVKYFSCNKSHGVLVRAEDIAHIHREHSSDVETGVDEDPFSDEEQPRAKRDKQQKDTSSADGQRGHQLSQYPPRDETIPTNSTRTRQKEPQEDMSDGARNLSHAFEMPSTRTDFELHHNELHQNRHHEDAKLTEELDKDGVHCAQDNRKRQRIKALHDNHSTDTEVRKGEDGHFMPCVLDQWHQAQPDTPPKIKVPPHEDSIVYRLVDAAVEILCGQANEDTLDLYETPSYLLDDDSRKRYRKVIFQLTSDVLHEIWGDLLRTKQSAQNIDDQSVISALRSSQISVTFLKAAVRKEIQKILNLERSEQQMTEMLQKLCKY; translated from the exons ATGAGTCATTGCCAAAAGTTTCCACAAGATGACACTCTTTCGCCAAAATTAGACTCACTATCTTGTGCAGAGCTTTTGAAGAAAAATTTACCTACATCCAAAGCCTTACACAGTCTACGAATGAAGATCCAGCAACAGAAACTGAGGAGAGAAATTTCAACTCCAGCACCTGGGGAGAAAGATCGACAACATCTTACCAGAAAAATTTGCAGGGTGTCAAACAAAG AAGCAAAAGCATCACCAGGTACAGGTGGAGTAATTAGATTGGCTGTGAGGAAAAACACTGTAAACGCCGACTACCAAAGATCTGATCTCCGAG CAGAGCATTCTACGTACATATCCGCCTGGAGGAATGCCCAAGGGCTTGTGAAACTAATTTTGAACTCACCTTGCAGTGCTGTTTCGCAGGCTGAAAGAGTCAGCATTAAGG ATCAGAGAGACTGGTCAAACAAGAAGGCTTCTCAACAATTAGTTGTTTTGAATGCTCAAACAAATAGTTCAAACCAAATGAAAAAGGATGAGAATTCATCTAAGAAGCATCCCAGCCCCTTGAGATCTCAAGCTCAAGTCTTGTATTCTCCAGCATCTGGAAAGACTTTCATAAGCCATGCAGCTTCTTCATACCCGGTCAAAGCAGTTCCATTGGCAAACAGAAATCATTGCTCTCAAAATTCCACCTCAGAAGTATTTGCTAAAAACTGCGACATTGCAAAGACAACAGAACCACTAGTTGCAGGTAAAGAAAATGAAAGCCAAATGAAATCAAACAGGCAGCCTAGACATAATATCCAAGAGCTGCGGGAATATATGCATCACCAGGCCGTTGAGAGAAGGAGAAAGGTGCTGCAAATGAGGAAAGAAGCACAGCGAGAGGACGAGAGGAAGCAAAGGAATATGCATGAAGTAATTAAGAAGCAAAGGCAAGTGCTCCACAGGGCCAAGAGAGAACAGCAACAGGAGTACAAG AACAGAGGCAGTTCCGAGGAGAAGAAGAGATGTGCTCATGTAGCTGACACAACTGAAGAACAATTGTCTGTCTTTCCTAGACAGAACCAAAGTGTGACAGT AGCTGAGCAGGTGGATCAGGGCTCAGGCACACTGGGTGAAGCTGGCAGTCCTGTGAGTGCAGCTGATGCAAAGTGGGCTCAAAACGCTCTGGCAactcacagacacagagaggAGGCTCTCAGGAAGACAATCAGTGCTCTAGATACACACATGGCCGATGAGGCAGCCTGGCTGCGAATCACAGACCACAAAGTGGCTCTAAGACAGTCACAACCCGCTGGACAGGGCATCTGTGGAGCCAAATCAAGGGAAACTTTGTCTGACCATGTATCTCTGGATACAGACAAAGAGACAAACCACAGACAAGAAAGAGTGtcaattaaaaaagaaattaaagatgaaaaataTGGAGTGG ataTGGGACTGTGTGCTGCAGATTGTAGACCACAGATTGACCAGACAGAAAAAGGACAGGAGGAGCAAAGTGACAGCAGTGAGAGCACTGACTCCACAAGCAAG TGGAGTGAGCTGAGCGAGTTGTACAGCCAGCGCCTCCTCAGTCACCTCTCCCTGGCCCAGAGCCAGCAGTTCCTGAGGGAAGAGGAGCTGAGGGCACGCCAGTACAGCGCACTCTTCAGGCTCAGGGAGAAAGCGCTCTGGGAGAAGACCCAAGCTGAGCTTGACTGGTTGGAGCATAGCGTAAA TCATGGAACAGCACAAGATGATATACTTGCTTTCACGGAACTCAAGCAGAAGCAGGAGGAAGTAATTCACAGATTCCAACAAGAGCAG GCAGAGATCCACTATTGGCGAAACATGTACAGATCAGGCCGGCACCAGAGACGGTTGCTTCTCCACCATCAGAGAGACATTCTTCATATCAAACAGTCAGCTATTCGCTTAAGACAAGCGCTGCAAATACAGACTCTGCCAAATAAGAATGGAATCACCAAGCCAGAGAACACTTCCAGTTATATG GAGGAAGAAGGTGTTATGCAACCTGGGATTAAGCCAGATACTAGAAGCACAGATAAAGCACCAAGAGAGGAAGGGAG CTTGTTGGGTAAGGCAGGTTTGAGGAGGCTGTTGTCATCAGATGAAGTGTGGACTTTAGGAAGGAAGAGGAACCAAGTGGAATTCGTCCCGGCCGAGCAGGATATTCTGCAAGTCGCAGAATCAAACAATCCTCCAGCCAGTCCCTCTCACAGGTACAGCCGACAGAACCAGGCTTCTCTTCACCTTATCAGTCCAGAAAGAATCAGCAAGACTGAAGGTGGAAGCACTTCATGTCAGCGTGACTCTGTGAAGGCTCTGAAATCAGGACCTGAAGTTAATG AACAAGACACTCAGAAGAAGGTACAAGGGCTTTACGAGGACACCTGCACACTCAAGAGAGAAAGACTGCAACATCCATCTGAAGTGCCAATGAAGCCGGTTTTAAATATCCATCATTTCACACTCAACCGTGAGCCTCACTCAGATTCACTCCGAGCCCCAATAGTGTCCAGTTTGTCATCTGACAAAAAAGATGATCTCCGATTGGACCCTAAGAAGAGCCATCTTAAACCCAAGGAGCAAGAAGACATAAAGACGACAAACGTGGTCCATGGCAGCACAACAGCAGATACCACAGCTCTAAATGTACAGAACAATCAGAGACTTCACAGTGTGCTGACGCTGAACAACAACCACAATATCTGTGACCAAGATGCCGAGGGGCAATGGAAGTCATCTCTTTCATACTCCAAAACCGATAAAACCAATGAGTTTCCTGAACAAAAACCTCAGGCATGTACAAATGAGACCGTCACAGACAATCCGCTTATTGAAAACTTAATTCTGGAAGCAGTAAGTGTGGAAATAAGAAAGGCTGAGGATAGTCCATCTTGTGATGTCAGTCTATCTGAGATAGATGAGAAGTCAGAAGCAGTTTCGTTTCATAGTGAAGCGCTCGCTTGGTCTGAAGAAGAAAGGGACTGTCTCGATGAGGAGAAGATTGAAGCAGCTCAAGCAAGTAGTTGCTCTTTAGTTTTTGCAGAAAAGTACACTGTGGTACCAGACGATTCTCATCCTTATTTGAACAATAAACAGGAAGGACGCTGTACACCGCCATGTTACGAAAGACAAGCGACTGTAGAGTCGACGCTGTCAGAAATTCTCTCTCCTGTAGATGAGGTTTTGTCTTACGGAAGTGCAGAACTCCCTCCATCCGTTAAAGGAGGAGCCGCATCAGGTCTTGACAGCTATGgttgtcctcctcctcctcctcctgccttTGAGATTATTacatggaccagtgaggagGAACTTCCAGCTCCACCTGATTCTGTAGACGATCTCTCAATTAACAGCGAGAACCTCCCTCCTCTCCCTGTGGACTTCTCTCTGAAAAGAAAAGAGTCTCAGAGTCTAGACTCTAACAGTCTGAGGGAAAAGGAGGTAAACGATGATACGAATGGAGCTCTGTGTGAGGATGCAGAGGAAAACGACTGTTCAGAGTACACTGGCTCACTTCCTGAAGATGCGAGAAATGAATTCTCGGATCCATTGTCCTCCTTTCAAATTGGAGACAGAGTTCTTGTGTGTAACTCTAGACCGGGTGTGCTGAAATATAAAGGCCTCACGGTGTTTGCCAATGGGTTTTGGGCTGGTGTTGCTTTGGACACTCCTAATGGAAACCACAATGGAACTTTTAGAGGTGTGAAGTACTTCAGCTGCAACAAAAGCCACGGTGTCCTAGTAAGAGCCGAGGACATCGCTCACATACACAGAGAACATAGTAGTGATGTAGAGACTGGGGTGGATGAAGATCCCTTCTCAGATGAGGAGCAGCCTAGGGCAAAGAGAGATAAACAACAGAAGGACACATCGTCGGCAGATGGACAAAGAGGACATCAACTTAGTCAGTATCCTCCTAGAGATGAGACCATACCTACAAACAGCACACGCACACGACAAAAAGAACCTCAGGAAGACATGTCAGATGGAGCAAGAAACCTTTCACATGCCTTTGAAATGCCCTCAACAAGA ACCGACTTTGAGCTCCATCATAATGAGCTCCATCAAAACAGGCATCATGAGGATGCTAAGCTGACAGAAGAGCTGGATAAAGATGGAGTTCACTGTGCTCAGGATAATAGAAAGAGACAAAGGATTAAAGCATTGCACGACAATCACTCTACAGATACT GAAGTCAGAAAAGGTGAGGATGGTCATTTTATGCCATGTGTCTTGGATCAGTGGCATCAGGCCCAACCCGACACGCCACCAAAGATAAAAGTTCCGCCCCACGAAGACAGCATTGTGTACAGATTAGTGGACGCTGCAGTGGAGATTCTGTGTGGCCAAGCAAATGAAGACACTCTCGACCTTTATGAAACACCAAGCTATTTATTAGACGACGATAGTCGCAAACGTTATCGGAAG GTGATTTTTCAGTTAACATCTGATGTACTTCATGAGATTTGGGGTGATCTGTTAAGGACAAAACAATCTGCCCAGAATATAGATGATCAATCTGTGATCTCAGCTCTGCGATCCAGTCAAATTTCAGTCACATTTTTAAAG GCTGCCGTGAGAAAAGAGATACAGAAAATTCTGAATTTAGAGCGAAGCGAGCAACAGATGACAGAGATGCTCCAAAAACTGTGCAAATACTG A